The following are encoded in a window of Vicugna pacos chromosome 2, VicPac4, whole genome shotgun sequence genomic DNA:
- the RHOH gene encoding rho-related GTP-binding protein RhoH, which yields MLSSIKCVLVGDSAVGKTSLLVRFTSETFPEAYRPTVYENTGVDVFMDGIQISLGLWDTAGNDAFRSIRPLSYQQADVVLMCYSVANHNSFLNLKNKWIGEVRSNLPCTPVLVVATQTDQREVGPHRASCVNAIEGKRLAQDVRAKGYLECSALSNRGVQQVFECAVRTAVNQARRRNRRRFFSINECKIL from the coding sequence ATGCTGAGTTCCATCAAGTGTGTGTTGGTGGGAGACTCTGCAGTGGGGAAAACCTCTCTGTTGGTGCGCTTCACCTCAGAGACCTTCCCGGAGGCCTACAGGCCCACGGTGTatgagaatacaggcgtggacgTCTTCATGGACGGCATCCAGATCAGCCTGGGGCTCTGGGACACAGCCGGCAACGATGCCTTCAGGAGTATCCGGCCCTTGTCCTACCAGCAGGCGGACGTGGTACTGATGTGCTACTCCGTGGCCAACCATAACTCCTTCCTGAACCTGAAAAACAAGTGGATCGGTGAAGTCAGGAGCAACCTGCCCTGCACCCCTGTGCTGGTGGTGGCCACCCAGACTGACCAGCGGGAGGTGGGGCCCCACAGGGCCTCCTGCGTCAATGCCATAGAAGGAAAGAGACTGGCCCAGGATGTGAGAGCTAAGGGCTACCTGGAGTGCTCAGCCCTCAGCAATCGGGGGGTACAGCAGGTATTTGAGTGTGCCGTCCGAACTGCTGTCAACCAAGCCAGGAGACGCAACAGAAGGAGGTTCTTCTCCATTAATGAATGCAAGATCCTCTAA